The following coding sequences are from one Microcoleus sp. AS-A8 window:
- a CDS encoding phosphate-starvation-inducible PsiE family protein translates to MQKALTNLPSNDYEWLKRNRIVRVLETVQDFFVISLCIALFALMAIQLREMFFELLPPLDFPGVTSDILFLLILVELFRLLIIYLQEQRVSIGVAVEVSIVSVLREVIVRGVLETSWIQILAACAFLLVMATLLVVRVWLPPTFKGIDPEKRLLIRNNLLATDNSSNAIETATNLNSQPLTSLIANGTNGSGHQD, encoded by the coding sequence GAACCTGCCAAGTAACGACTACGAATGGTTGAAGCGCAATCGTATTGTGCGCGTTCTCGAAACCGTCCAAGACTTCTTTGTAATTTCCCTGTGTATCGCTCTATTCGCCCTCATGGCAATCCAGCTACGAGAGATGTTTTTCGAGCTATTGCCTCCGCTTGATTTCCCAGGTGTTACTTCCGATATCCTGTTCTTGCTGATTTTAGTCGAGTTATTCCGACTGCTGATTATTTACCTACAAGAGCAACGAGTCTCGATTGGGGTAGCCGTAGAAGTATCCATTGTCTCCGTTTTGCGAGAAGTCATCGTGCGGGGAGTTCTAGAAACCTCCTGGATTCAAATTTTAGCTGCCTGTGCCTTCTTGCTAGTTATGGCAACCTTGCTTGTGGTTCGAGTTTGGCTTCCGCCAACGTTTAAAGGAATTGACCCTGAAAAACGCTTGTTAATCAGGAATAATCTCCTAGCAACAGATAACTCATCTAACGCCATTGAAACGGCAACTAATCTAAATTCTCAACCCCTTACTTCTCTTATTGCAAACGGGACGAACGGTTCGGGGCATCAAGATTGA